The Candidatus Koribacter versatilis Ellin345 genome has a segment encoding these proteins:
- a CDS encoding YraN family protein: protein MFTQLAVRLLDAILPEPDEPEHLKTGRRGEELAYFFLRKHGYTIVARNFRTPWHKSELDIIGWNGGILCFIEVKTRTTRDIATAEAAVDDTKRNDLRRVARHYLRQCAENTPTRFDIVTVYLDRPKPEITILKSAFLLSGE from the coding sequence GTGTTCACTCAACTCGCAGTGCGTTTGCTCGACGCCATTCTTCCCGAGCCGGACGAGCCCGAACACCTCAAGACTGGCCGCCGCGGCGAAGAACTCGCCTACTTCTTCCTGCGCAAACACGGCTACACCATCGTTGCCCGCAACTTCCGCACTCCTTGGCATAAGAGCGAACTCGACATCATCGGCTGGAACGGCGGCATCCTCTGCTTCATCGAAGTGAAGACCCGCACTACCCGCGACATCGCCACCGCCGAGGCCGCCGTAGACGACACCAAGCGCAATGATCTCCGCCGCGTCGCGCGTCACTACCTGCGCCAATGCGCCGAGAACACGCCTACGCGTTTCGACATCGTCACCGTCTATCTCGACCGTCCTAAGCCGGAAATCACCATCCTCAAGAGTGCGTTCCTTTTGTCCGGTGAATGA
- a CDS encoding PP2C family protein-serine/threonine phosphatase produces MTREPIECAVRYRDTWGGSAIKLFAKWNTGSTKRASFWQSLTGPSRLIFFAAVFFTFSCLGFLNVMTTPLRQPAWQIVAMVLGSAIFAIFYAWAGVLRRWWWMIVVALSQVAYFTVVVRFGGQRALLLDPHSETQVQLFWMSLLGKITLIAGYTFFLIFFGREGVRYFQAHAEIKLAQEIHQRLVPTIERQIGRFSLYGNSVPSGEVGGDLVDLVEGGSWTAYVADVSGHGVSAGVLMAMFKTAVRTTVVADSQSNLMLDAVHRALYPLKTPNLFVTAGVLHCDSAGAFSLSLAGHPPLLHYRKSTSDVVEHPAMDLPLGILPEQSFQSTRITMESGDLLVLLTDGFTEVFDDKKNEMGIEPVKATVQSNAARPLPEVFAAVRKIALAFGKQEDDQTLLLIRAN; encoded by the coding sequence GTGACGCGTGAACCCATCGAGTGTGCGGTAAGATACCGGGACACGTGGGGAGGATCGGCCATCAAGCTTTTTGCGAAGTGGAATACCGGATCGACGAAGCGGGCATCGTTCTGGCAGAGCCTGACGGGACCGTCGCGCTTGATCTTCTTCGCGGCGGTGTTTTTTACGTTTTCCTGCCTGGGCTTCCTTAATGTGATGACCACTCCGCTGCGGCAGCCCGCATGGCAGATTGTGGCGATGGTGCTCGGCAGCGCCATTTTTGCGATCTTCTACGCGTGGGCGGGCGTGCTGCGACGGTGGTGGTGGATGATCGTTGTCGCCCTGTCACAAGTGGCGTACTTTACGGTGGTCGTTAGATTCGGAGGGCAGCGCGCCTTGCTGCTCGACCCGCATTCCGAGACCCAGGTCCAGCTCTTTTGGATGAGCCTGCTCGGCAAAATAACGTTGATTGCCGGCTACACCTTCTTCCTCATCTTCTTCGGGCGCGAAGGCGTTCGCTACTTCCAGGCGCATGCGGAAATCAAGCTGGCGCAGGAGATCCACCAGCGGCTGGTACCGACCATCGAGCGGCAAATCGGACGCTTCTCTCTGTACGGAAACTCGGTGCCAAGCGGCGAGGTGGGCGGCGACCTGGTGGACCTGGTAGAAGGCGGGAGTTGGACGGCCTACGTTGCCGATGTCTCCGGGCATGGCGTGTCAGCGGGCGTGCTGATGGCAATGTTTAAGACAGCGGTCAGAACCACCGTGGTTGCCGATAGCCAGTCAAACCTGATGCTCGATGCAGTGCACCGTGCTTTATATCCGTTGAAGACGCCGAACCTGTTCGTCACCGCCGGCGTGTTGCACTGTGATTCCGCGGGCGCTTTTAGTTTGTCGCTCGCAGGACATCCTCCGCTGCTGCATTACAGAAAATCAACGAGTGACGTTGTAGAGCATCCCGCCATGGATCTTCCGCTGGGAATCCTGCCGGAGCAGAGTTTTCAGAGCACGCGCATCACGATGGAGAGCGGCGACCTGCTGGTGTTGCTGACCGACGGCTTCACGGAAGTCTTCGACGACAAGAAGAACGAGATGGGTATCGAACCGGTGAAGGCCACCGTGCAATCGAACGCAGCACGCCCTTTACCGGAAGTATTCGCCGCGGTGCGCAAGATCGCGCTCGCCTTCGGCAAACAGGAAGACGACCAGACCCTGCTGCTTATCCGAGCTAACTGA
- a CDS encoding metal-dependent hydrolase family protein — translation MKTKFVLALLLTTLAFAQQPKPKPVPKVTYIRAGHLFDATSDNRRDNVVIVVEGDRIKSVEAGSFAIPNGSTVIDLRNATVLPGLIDCHTHLTARADRYDPINYFKGTPFTEGFAAVRNAHSTLLAGFTTVRDVGSPPFAAVDLRNAINDGFISGPRVVASGPPLSITGGHGDVNGFSPETRVTLFPDQRDFRIADGVDQVRQTVRAQVKYGVDVIKVLATGGVLSQGDSPGAPQFTFEELKTAADEAHAAGRKVAAHAHGAEGIKRAILAGIDSIEHASLANDEDIALAKEHGTYFVMDIYNDDYILGKAVEFGLPAANVEKEKMVGRTQRENFEKAFKAGVKMAFGTDAGVYPHGDNAKQFKYMVQFGMTPAQAIRAATFNAADLIGRSKDVGTVEAGKFADIIAVSDDPLANVQALENVQFVMKGGVVYKDKIANTAVAAIE, via the coding sequence ATGAAAACCAAGTTCGTGCTCGCGCTCTTACTCACCACGCTTGCTTTCGCGCAACAACCCAAGCCGAAGCCCGTGCCCAAGGTCACCTACATCCGCGCCGGCCACCTCTTCGACGCCACCTCCGACAATCGTCGCGACAATGTGGTCATCGTCGTGGAAGGCGACCGTATTAAATCCGTGGAAGCCGGGAGCTTCGCGATCCCGAACGGATCGACAGTTATCGATCTCCGCAACGCTACAGTGCTGCCCGGCCTGATTGATTGCCACACCCACCTGACCGCGCGCGCCGACCGCTACGATCCCATCAATTACTTCAAGGGAACGCCGTTCACCGAGGGGTTTGCCGCGGTGCGTAACGCACATTCCACGCTGCTCGCGGGATTCACCACGGTGCGCGATGTCGGATCGCCGCCGTTTGCCGCCGTGGACCTGCGCAATGCCATCAATGATGGCTTTATCTCCGGCCCGCGCGTGGTTGCCAGCGGCCCACCACTCTCCATCACCGGCGGACACGGCGACGTGAACGGATTTTCGCCCGAAACCCGCGTCACCCTGTTCCCCGACCAGCGCGACTTCCGCATTGCTGACGGTGTGGACCAGGTCCGCCAGACGGTGCGCGCGCAGGTGAAATACGGCGTTGACGTAATTAAAGTCCTCGCTACCGGCGGCGTCCTTTCGCAAGGCGATAGCCCCGGCGCGCCGCAATTCACCTTTGAAGAACTTAAAACTGCCGCCGACGAAGCCCACGCTGCGGGCCGCAAGGTTGCCGCGCACGCCCACGGCGCCGAAGGCATCAAGCGCGCCATACTCGCGGGCATTGATTCCATCGAGCACGCCTCGCTCGCCAACGACGAAGACATCGCGCTTGCCAAGGAGCACGGCACGTATTTCGTCATGGACATCTACAACGACGACTACATTCTCGGCAAAGCCGTTGAATTCGGCCTGCCCGCGGCGAACGTCGAGAAAGAAAAGATGGTCGGCCGCACCCAGCGCGAGAACTTTGAGAAGGCGTTCAAAGCGGGCGTGAAGATGGCGTTCGGCACCGACGCCGGCGTCTACCCGCACGGCGACAACGCGAAGCAGTTTAAATACATGGTGCAATTCGGCATGACCCCTGCGCAGGCGATCCGCGCCGCCACGTTCAATGCCGCCGACCTCATCGGCCGCAGTAAAGACGTCGGCACCGTCGAAGCCGGGAAATTCGCCGACATCATCGCCGTCAGCGACGATCCGCTCGCGAACGTGCAGGCGCTGGAGAACGTGCAGTTCGTGATGAAGGGCGGGGTGGTTTACAAGGACAAGATCGCGAATACGGCGGTCGCTGCAATCGAATAA
- the alaS gene encoding alanine--tRNA ligase codes for MMTGSQVRRRFLDFFISKGHKEVHSSSLVPANDPTLLFTNAGMNQFKDVFLGVEKRDYNRATTSQKCVRAGGKHNDLENVGFTNRHHTFFEMLGNFSFGDYFKKDAIAYAWELVTSPDWYGMQQDKLYATIFKGENGVPRDDEAYQLWLDVGVPKERVFEMGMKDNFWAMGDTGPCGPCSELHYDMGVASSDKKNPECAAGECKFPCECGRYVEIWNLVFMQFDRDASGTLNPLPKPSIDTGAGLERVTAVMQGVVSNYDTDLFTPLIKRAAELTDVDEKREEAKESQSKSAASLRVIADHSRAATFLISDGVIPANEGRGYVLRKIIRRGIRHGRLLGQNKPFLHDMVYAVRDLMQDAYPELKETADRVAKTVLAEETRFANTLDIGLKKLDEDLASLAETTRELGRLSWEEPKPVEFALKEVARHVFVVAQMLSPGMTFDTPGHGFLLRRGIYRAWMDLKAVGLDRVVRLSEIAEALSEGETGRVQSVAKNLAHTKQILDAEQERLQSASSQLEFELDAMEAEKKLAENPEMLAEQVREVFGPALEEKVINELRGKLQSRPVYSGDKAFKLYDTFGLPLDFMVDAARDQGIEFDQAGFDAAMESQRETARASWKGGSKLSASPIYRELAEELGTKPYPGQLAGGHPMITPQSIFVGYTSTEFKGATVLAIISNGASVAQLAPGDVAEMVLDYTPFYSESGGQIGDTGWLYDSTGNTVVAEVETVQSPVQGVRAHKVTARQNIAVGDKLNAVVNADVRRATMRNHTGTHLLHAALREVLGKHVKQAGSLVDPAKLRFDFSHFTGVADEELQDIEDIVNKEVLKNDRVEVIENVPIDVAVNEYKAMALFGEKYGDRVRVIKIGDFSTELCGGTHTLATGEIGLIKVLHEGSVSSGVRRLEAVTGENSVRHFRKDHELEGVVSTIVRPSEGLSPAQALKFELDRREEEIKKLRKELEQSRMKSASSAVSSATESAREVKGIKVLATRADNIDRNQMRTLIDNLRSKLGSGVIVLGSVQDGKVALIVGVTKDLTSKIQAGKIIAQVAKHVGGSGGGRPDMAEAGGKDPAALDGALNATYGIVDSLLS; via the coding sequence ATGATGACAGGCTCACAAGTACGCCGCCGCTTTCTGGATTTCTTTATCTCCAAGGGCCACAAAGAGGTCCACTCTTCGTCGCTGGTGCCCGCCAACGACCCGACGTTGCTGTTCACCAACGCGGGCATGAACCAATTCAAAGATGTCTTTCTCGGAGTCGAGAAGCGCGACTACAACCGCGCTACTACCTCGCAGAAGTGCGTCCGCGCGGGCGGCAAACATAACGACCTGGAGAATGTTGGGTTCACCAACCGTCACCATACCTTCTTCGAGATGCTCGGCAACTTCAGCTTTGGCGACTACTTCAAGAAGGACGCGATTGCCTACGCATGGGAGCTGGTGACATCGCCTGACTGGTATGGGATGCAGCAGGACAAGCTCTACGCGACGATTTTCAAGGGCGAGAACGGCGTGCCGCGCGACGACGAGGCCTACCAGCTCTGGCTCGACGTGGGTGTCCCCAAAGAGCGCGTCTTCGAAATGGGGATGAAAGACAATTTCTGGGCGATGGGCGACACCGGCCCTTGCGGTCCGTGCTCGGAGTTGCACTACGACATGGGCGTAGCTTCGTCCGACAAGAAGAACCCGGAGTGTGCCGCGGGGGAATGCAAGTTCCCGTGCGAATGCGGGCGGTATGTCGAGATCTGGAATTTGGTGTTCATGCAGTTCGACCGCGATGCCAGCGGCACACTGAATCCACTGCCGAAGCCTTCGATTGATACCGGCGCCGGCCTGGAGCGCGTGACGGCGGTGATGCAGGGTGTGGTGTCGAACTACGACACGGATTTGTTTACGCCGCTGATTAAGCGCGCGGCGGAACTGACCGACGTTGACGAGAAGAGAGAAGAAGCGAAAGAGTCGCAGTCGAAGAGCGCAGCCTCGTTGCGAGTAATCGCCGACCACTCGCGGGCGGCAACGTTCCTGATCAGTGATGGCGTGATTCCGGCCAACGAAGGCCGCGGCTACGTGCTGCGCAAGATCATTAGGCGCGGGATTCGCCACGGACGTCTGCTCGGACAGAACAAACCGTTCCTGCACGACATGGTCTATGCGGTACGCGACCTGATGCAGGATGCGTATCCGGAGCTGAAAGAGACAGCGGACCGGGTGGCGAAGACGGTACTGGCAGAAGAGACACGGTTTGCGAACACACTGGATATTGGGCTGAAGAAACTGGATGAAGACCTCGCCTCATTGGCAGAGACGACTCGGGAATTGGGCCGGCTTTCGTGGGAAGAGCCAAAGCCCGTCGAATTTGCGCTTAAGGAAGTTGCTCGCCATGTCTTTGTGGTCGCGCAGATGCTCAGTCCGGGTATGACTTTTGACACGCCCGGTCATGGTTTCTTACTAAGAAGAGGTATTTACCGGGCCTGGATGGATTTGAAGGCTGTCGGGCTCGACAGAGTCGTGCGACTTTCCGAGATTGCAGAGGCGCTCTCGGAGGGCGAAACCGGACGTGTTCAAAGTGTTGCTAAGAACCTAGCACACACTAAGCAGATCCTAGACGCAGAGCAGGAACGACTGCAGAGTGCCTCATCTCAACTCGAGTTCGAATTGGACGCTATGGAAGCTGAGAAAAAGCTCGCAGAAAATCCTGAAATGCTCGCTGAGCAAGTGCGAGAGGTATTCGGACCCGCTCTCGAAGAGAAGGTAATCAATGAGCTGCGCGGCAAACTGCAAAGCCGTCCCGTCTACTCAGGCGACAAAGCTTTCAAGCTTTACGACACGTTCGGCTTGCCGCTCGATTTCATGGTAGATGCCGCACGCGACCAAGGGATCGAATTCGATCAGGCGGGCTTCGACGCGGCGATGGAATCGCAGCGCGAAACGGCACGCGCCTCTTGGAAGGGGGGATCGAAGTTAAGCGCCAGCCCTATTTATAGAGAACTTGCCGAGGAGCTTGGAACGAAGCCATATCCCGGTCAACTTGCTGGCGGACATCCAATGATCACTCCACAGTCGATCTTTGTCGGATACACCAGTACTGAATTCAAGGGAGCCACGGTGCTGGCAATCATTTCGAATGGGGCAAGTGTCGCTCAGCTAGCTCCGGGAGATGTCGCGGAGATGGTTCTCGATTACACGCCGTTCTATTCGGAATCCGGCGGACAGATTGGCGACACTGGCTGGCTCTACGATTCCACGGGCAATACGGTTGTCGCGGAAGTCGAGACGGTACAGTCTCCGGTGCAGGGTGTTCGTGCGCACAAGGTGACGGCGCGGCAGAACATCGCCGTCGGCGACAAGCTGAATGCCGTCGTCAATGCCGACGTCCGGCGCGCGACCATGCGCAATCACACCGGTACGCATCTGCTGCATGCCGCGTTGCGCGAGGTATTGGGCAAGCACGTGAAGCAGGCGGGATCGCTGGTGGATCCCGCGAAGCTGCGCTTTGATTTCTCGCACTTCACCGGAGTGGCGGATGAAGAACTGCAGGACATTGAAGACATCGTCAACAAGGAAGTGCTCAAGAACGATCGCGTGGAAGTGATCGAGAACGTGCCGATTGACGTCGCGGTCAACGAGTACAAAGCGATGGCACTCTTCGGCGAGAAGTACGGGGACCGGGTGCGGGTAATCAAGATCGGCGATTTTTCGACCGAGCTTTGCGGCGGCACCCATACGCTGGCAACCGGTGAGATCGGCCTGATCAAAGTGCTTCACGAAGGCAGCGTGTCGAGTGGCGTGCGGCGTCTTGAGGCCGTTACCGGCGAAAATTCGGTGCGGCACTTCCGCAAAGATCACGAACTCGAAGGCGTGGTTTCGACGATCGTACGTCCGTCGGAAGGCCTCAGCCCGGCGCAGGCGTTGAAGTTCGAGCTTGACCGGCGCGAAGAAGAGATTAAGAAGCTGCGCAAAGAACTCGAGCAGTCGAGGATGAAGTCGGCTTCGAGTGCGGTGTCGTCGGCAACGGAGAGCGCTCGCGAGGTAAAAGGCATCAAGGTGTTGGCCACGCGGGCTGACAACATTGACCGCAACCAGATGCGCACGCTAATCGATAACCTGCGAAGCAAGCTTGGTTCCGGTGTGATTGTGTTGGGGTCAGTGCAGGATGGCAAGGTTGCGCTGATCGTGGGTGTGACCAAGGACCTGACGTCGAAGATCCAGGCCGGCAAGATCATCGCGCAGGTAGCAAAGCACGTTGGTGGCTCTGGGGGCGGGCGTCCGGACATGGCGGAAGCGGGCGGAAAAGACCCGGCGGCGCTGGACGGTGCCTTAAATGCCACCTATGGCATTGTGGACAGCTTGCTTTCGTAG
- a CDS encoding SGNH/GDSL hydrolase family protein produces MIKLSPRRRVAVLATLVICGLLVFLIACSDNSSSNNNNQQRSTFSVVMFAGDSLTAGFQSGSLWQKTQVNGWAPLVAKQGGFQIIQPLIADPGIPAALELVSLGPPPVIQPMPGTSSGRINQLMWPTDVAVPGHTLSDLINYAPVVPPATNEDIITDVVLAYPPGQTHTQLQQVVDANPTTVFVWIGNNDALVADFAGTPAVMTSVADFTTQFTSMMNTLSSKTTAKILVGNVPDVTSVPYLFPAPVVVAQVQGILAGYGVNLDAVTLSTMLGVGPGDFVNLEQGVQTEVPAFVATLLGGGSPSPLSDGAVLSATEVAQVQANVNSYNAVIAAQAASAGATVVDIHAVFAATGDCRIPVLPCTGVPINGYPASNAFLGGLFSLDGIHPTNTGYAIIANAFIDTMNASLGTSVADVDVSAVAAADPLFPPNFPAPGAAHATALKTGQIPKGIPKANYEIFHRR; encoded by the coding sequence ATGATCAAGCTATCCCCTCGTCGGCGTGTTGCAGTGCTCGCGACCCTCGTGATTTGCGGGCTCCTGGTTTTTCTAATCGCCTGCAGTGATAATTCGAGCAGCAATAACAACAATCAGCAGCGCAGCACCTTCTCGGTGGTCATGTTCGCCGGAGACTCGCTGACGGCGGGCTTCCAGAGCGGCTCTCTGTGGCAGAAGACCCAGGTGAACGGCTGGGCGCCACTGGTAGCAAAGCAGGGCGGCTTCCAGATTATTCAGCCACTCATTGCTGATCCCGGAATTCCTGCGGCGTTGGAACTTGTCAGCCTCGGACCGCCGCCGGTGATCCAACCCATGCCGGGTACTTCGAGCGGTCGTATCAATCAGCTCATGTGGCCGACGGACGTCGCGGTGCCGGGACACACTTTGTCTGACCTCATCAACTACGCGCCGGTGGTGCCTCCGGCGACGAACGAGGACATCATCACTGACGTAGTGCTTGCCTATCCTCCGGGACAGACGCACACGCAATTGCAGCAGGTGGTTGATGCGAACCCGACGACGGTCTTCGTCTGGATCGGCAACAACGATGCGCTGGTTGCGGACTTCGCCGGCACGCCAGCGGTAATGACCTCGGTGGCGGACTTCACCACGCAGTTTACGAGCATGATGAACACGCTGAGTTCGAAGACGACTGCGAAGATCCTGGTTGGGAACGTGCCGGACGTGACGTCTGTGCCCTACTTGTTCCCCGCACCGGTGGTGGTGGCGCAAGTGCAGGGTATCCTCGCCGGGTATGGGGTAAATCTCGACGCGGTGACGCTTAGCACAATGCTGGGCGTTGGGCCGGGCGACTTCGTCAACCTCGAACAGGGTGTGCAGACAGAGGTTCCAGCGTTTGTCGCGACTCTATTGGGTGGCGGCTCGCCTTCGCCGTTAAGTGACGGTGCGGTCCTTTCGGCCACGGAAGTGGCTCAGGTTCAGGCGAACGTGAATTCCTACAACGCTGTTATTGCAGCGCAGGCTGCGTCGGCGGGCGCGACGGTGGTGGATATCCACGCGGTGTTTGCCGCGACCGGCGATTGCCGCATTCCGGTGCTTCCATGCACGGGCGTGCCGATCAACGGCTACCCTGCATCCAACGCCTTCCTCGGCGGTCTGTTCAGCCTGGATGGCATCCACCCGACGAACACGGGCTACGCGATCATTGCGAATGCGTTCATTGACACGATGAACGCCAGCTTAGGGACGTCGGTTGCCGATGTGGATGTGTCAGCAGTGGCTGCGGCCGATCCGCTCTTCCCACCGAATTTCCCGGCTCCTGGCGCGGCGCACGCTACCGCGTTGAAGACCGGCCAGATTCCGAAGGGAATTCCAAAGGCGAATTACGAGATTTTCCATCGCCGGTAA